In the Manis javanica isolate MJ-LG chromosome 12, MJ_LKY, whole genome shotgun sequence genome, ttagggtgcccatggggaacACAGGAGAAGCCttagaggggctcccctggcACCTGGAGGTGTAGAAAGGACTGCCTGCCAAGCTGGGCCACTTTGGGGctattacttctctgtacccgATGAAAGGCCTTTGGCCTCACTTGTCAGTGGCCTGAAGCTTAGctcaatttggaaaagcacatggaaagcagccTTTGGAACAGAGGCTTGTGATTCCCTGTGGGATACCTGGAAAGGTCCTGgtaggacttccttcagcaacaataggtATGAAGCACTCACTTTGTGCAGGCCCTTTGGGGACACTTAGcataactgagtgaaggaagTAGACACGATACTGGGACCGTCCCAGGTGGAGTTGGGCAGTCACTTCAGGTGTCATCCGCAGGACACGGCCGGGAGGCATCACGGGTGATGCCCTCACGGCCTCCTCATGTAACAGGGGGCATGACGAGGGACCTGAGGTTCTGAAAATGTGAGGATTCACTGGGCCCAGAGTGGGCACAGCCATCTGCTCAGAATGGGGGGAGGATGAGTTTGAGGCTTGAGTCAGGGGGAGCACAGCAGAACCCAGCAGGTCACCAATCTTAGCATTCCCACAAGTGGCCTaatgactggggacttcctatttGGGAGGATGGGAAAGGACGGGGTCCCAGGAAAGACACACAGGGTCAGAAAGGGGGAGGGCAAATGCCTGAAGAGGCAGGGTAATGCAGagtggccaggcccacacaagggtgggctgggagggtagtgtggctgggaagaccaggcttctcactcttccACCCCtaggccttcccccagccccgGGCTGGGCCGGGCTAGGCGCCATGCCTGTGAGCCCGATGATGTGACCAGTGTCCTCCATGGCAGCCAGCTTTCATGCATCCCAGAGGACCAAGCCCTCCACcgcttggtccaggaggagcccctggggcccactgtggcagagcaggaaggtgaggggctgcatcCAGGGGACggtctagggtgggcttcccagACTGGGGTTGCCTTCAAGGGagtgagggcttttctgtcattgtaagCCCCGGGGTGACGTTTTCTCTGTGTCATGCATGCTCCAGAACGacggcagatgcagctggctccagggacacagggagggccagCTCCGTGGCTAGAACCagttcaggagctccctgagaacCCTGTTCTGGAGCTACGGCCGGTGTCACCGGCTTCAGCCCCTGCAGAACCAGAAGATATCCCAGCAGTGGAATCGGCCCCGgttgccaggccctgagctggagtCCCATGAGCCCCTCAGGCCCGGGGCCAGTGGCACCTGCCGGAGTGGCACCAGGCCAGGCAGAGCCAGAGCCAACtccagagcccaccagcccctgtgctgtGAGCACCTGTGTCGTGCCAGGGGAGGCGGAGCCCACCATCCTGACATTCCCCCACCGCCTGGTGgctgagcagctgaccctgatatATGCGGTGAGTGGAGCGGGATGGAAGTGgggggtgggccttccctgtgccatGGGCCGGCCCAGACCTGCTGTCCCCCTGATGTgcactcctgtgatctgggcccacaTCCCAGCTTCCCACCATGTGCCCTGAGAAACTCTCCTCACCCCTAAGCCTTCACTGACCACagggacagtagggctggcacttagggatccttgcagaccaatgagAAATAGCAGAGGGATAGTGtggcagggcctggcaggggtAGGAGGGGCAGGGTAGTGGAGGGGGTGCTCAGGAaagtgctgccagggccttaggtcctcgggccaCTGGCCTGGCAGGCTCCACAGGCTCCGCACTTCAGAGGCCCTTGCCATGTACCTGACTACATGGaagacacagacaccaacaaaggccTGGTTGGAGTTGTTTTGGGGGAAACTGCACCTGGAGTGGGGTAGTGGGATCCACGGGGTGACAGAATGCGAGGCAGATGTTCCAGGACGGGCAGgcgtgagctgccttgtgctgcaggggaggaggtgagtgaggaTGCCTGTGCACAAAGCCCCTCTGTGccccaccactgtggggtccAGTGCACCTGGTGCTGGGTGCCTCAGTGGACGGGGTCCAAAGTCTGGACTGCCACAAGGCTCACACCACATCCTCATTGGCCTGGGCTCCAGATCTGACCAGTAACTGCCTGGGGCCAGGGACAACATGGACACAGCTGAATGACCCTCCTTGCCATCCCCAGGAATCGTTCACCAAGGTGGCAATGACCAACTGCGTGACCTGCTGCGGGTGCCCGTCACATAACAGATATATTCTGCAACTGGCCCCCGCCGTCTATAATATCCTCAGAAAATTTGATGACGTGGCTAACTTcgtcatctcctcctgcctcggggccCCGACCAAgacggcccaggacagggcccaagtggtggagttctggatctgGGTGGCCAAGGTGTGCCATGGAACAGCCCCCAGGGTCCATCCTGCATCTTGGGACCTGCTCCCCTCCTTGGCCAACTCTCAGAATGGATTCCTGAGTGCTCACCCTGCCcggtccctgggcccctcctgccaggggcgtgCTGACCTGGACTCAAAGGCCACAGGGGAGGGACAGCCATACCTGGCCCCTTCCTTAGGTTGagctacagtcctccacccaggagggctgctcaacaggtcctgggtgtgctgggctccctggatGGCTGCCTCCTTAAGGACAGGGGTTCATAGGGGGACACAAGCGCAGAAGCAGGCTGTGTTCTCAGCTCAGTCTTCCCACCCAGGAGTGTCTGGACCTCAAGACTTTTGCATCCCTCCAcgccattctcttggccctgcagagccctgctgTGGATCGGCTGAAATGCACCTGGGGACGTGTTTCCTGGTAGGTAGTCCTGTCCTTGGGACCAGGCCACCAGAGTGAACTACAGACACCACCTCTAGGTCTCGCAGTGTCCCCTCAGTcggctggggctcctgggaggcgGCAGACCCTGGGGACATGGGCTTACAGGATGGCGGGCTCTCAgagcccctgtgggttaggcTAGTAGTTCCCCCTCAGGAATCGGGTTTCTTCAtcaggtgtgggttgaagccaATGGGAGATGTTCAGCATGTGTTCTGCAGCAAGTTTCTCCCCCAAGGACAGCCACCTGTCCCAAAGCAGATCCGCCCCCAGTAGAACTGCAAGCCTCAGATTCCCCAGGGCTAAGAGCCAtggtggaaagcctcatgcaggctagtggaAAGGGGGTCCAACACCCCCAAAGCCTCCACCTGTTGGCCacgtctccctcctctctcctccccttaggAAGAGCTCCAGGATGCATAAGAGGCTTATGAAGAAGAAGTGGCTTATCCGGAAGTGGCTCTTTACggtaaatggaggctagaggtATGGTAGGAGGGGatccttggggcaagtcctctgctGTGCTGTGGCCAAGCCTTGGGGCTGACTCGAGGTGTGCATGGTGAGAGGGGGCAGCTGATGGGAGAAGTAGGCTCCCCCTGGTCCCCAAGGTGCCCTGtgtgtctccctccctggctccattTGGCTGGGGCTGGTGTTCAgacggcagcaggggtggggccaaTGGCTGAGCAAGGccggcccctccccagggccccctgaGCCCATCACTGCCCCTCTGAGGCCTCAAGCTCCCCATCTGGACATGGGGGGTTCTCACCCTGGGGTGCAGGCCTCCCAGGTGAGCAGGGCGTGGGAGCACAAGATGGCCTTCAGCTTTGTGCCCATCCCACCTGGTCGTGTGAGGGGAGCCAtggtgatagccaggtgacagtgagtGCTCAGGGCACGCTGGGAGGCAGACGGAACTCCCCTGACActctgcaggtgaggaagcctctcaggCCAGCCGGCCGCAGCCCAAAGACACCCATGAGTttgagtgtgtgctggagctgcgATCGCCCTGGGCTGAGAGCCTGCGGGAGAAGGGGACAGCATATTACCAGGGGACTCCGGCAAGGCATCCATCAACCAAGGTCTGGTGGTGGGAGGCCATGTGGGAGGCGAGcatgagcacctgagtgtcctggACCTTGCAGGAGGTGACCTCCGTGTTGAGGCAATGGCTGAGGGACTCCTGGGGACTCTAGCATAGGGAGGAGCAGGTGAGAACGACCTGGCCAGGGTTGCAGGCAGTGGGGCGACCCTGCACTTGCTCCTGGTGACAACAGCCATGaactgccagcactggggtgaccaggaagGAGAGAGCACATGGTATAGAGAGAAGTTAGAGGACAGGTACAGGGACCACAGGTCTTGGGACTGGCCAAAAGCCAGCACTGAGAGGGACAGGAGGGGAGTGCAGGGcgaagggaggggtgggaggcaaCACAGGGTGGTTTCAGTAGAGCTAGGGGCTCCGAGTGaggggttcaggggaggctctATGGGAGCCCACCCTGGAAACAGGCCaggactcatcacctccccacacCAGTGGTACAGGGCATGGTCCCCTTCTTTAGATTTTTCATGGCCAGCCTTCTGGTTTTAGACAAACCCCTGGAACATAATGAAGGGAGTGAGCCCAGAGGGGTACAGGGGTCAGGATGGTGAGCTTTGAAGAGGAGAGAGGCCCTAGTGAGCCGGAACTCTCAGCACCAGGCGAATTCCCGCCTCCTGGGGGTCTCCCCTACAGTCCAGGAGTTGGGCTGTTTGAAGCGGACTGCCAGAGGGAACCCCCTAAGccccggtcctggccccagggcaggtggggctgagggctacaggGGGCAGCATCTGAGCAGGACTGGCCTctgcctcaggccctgcccagggggagggatgttgCTCCTTCAAGGCAGGAAGCACATGGGGGGTGCTGGCTGTGCCTTCCTGCCTGAGGCCTCAGTCTCCCTGTGTCATCAGAGAGAGTTGAGTGGGAtgcttggcctcagctccccagtccagtcccCCCTCCTCGGTACCCCAGATCCTGGCCTAGGTCTGGGTGCTGTTTctggcaggcctgccccttggagggccccAGTGGTCCTCCAACTTGAAAAAGGGTGGGGAGGTTTGGGCCTTGTTCTGGGTGcagggggctgtttctgatgTACTTTGGCTGCCTTGGTGCCTTCCAGGGTGATGGGATGAGAGAGGCAGTTGAGCTACTGTACCACCCTGCTACAGAAAGTGAGGGGGGTGTAGAGACCCTGGGCACAACCCTGTGTGGCCTAACCTCTGGGTCTAACACATcttgagaaaattaacacacCCAGGGCTGAGGACACTCAAAGCTTTGTCAGGTGGGGGGTGATGGTGGCATGAAGTTGGCTTTCCTAGAGGAGCAGCTAAAGACCCAACAGtaggaacaggcagggctggatggcattgGAGGGAAGGCGGGTTTCCACATGAGCAAAGCCCTGGGACCATCCCACTGCCCCACTCCTCACGTCCCTCCTTGTCCGCTTCCTGTCCTTCTGCCCCAGGAACGTTCCATTGTACGTGAGATCATGACATATAAGCACATGGCCAAGATGTATCACCTGGAACCTGATGAGCACTTCAGGTCCTTCTTCCAGGCCGTGGAGACCCTGGATGAGCAGAagaggtgaggctgggcaggAGTCACGTGTGGATTCCAGCtgctggcaggctctgggagaagggcccctgacatgtggctccagggactcacaggtgcccctctgtcctgcagctacaccctgtcctgccagctggagcccccaggccagagggTCGGCAGAAAGGGACTCTTGTCCTTGTTCTTCAGGTCCCACAACATTTAAACTTagtggccagagccaggtaagttCCTGGGCTGGGGCCATTGGCAAGGGGTGGGCTGCttcccagcctcagggaagcttcagGCCATGTTGGGTGTGGGGGAGTAATAAAGACAGGTTGGGCTGGTATTCTGCTCCCCTGCCAAACAGTCCTGTCAGGCTCAAGGGtgattcccctccctctctgggacccagtttcctcctctgtgagtgggtgaggctCATGACCCTCCCCGTGACAGGGACCCTATGGGTGacggtgattgacaggaccctctgcACAGGGCCAGGAGCACAGAGGGTAGTGAGGACAGGGTGGAGCAGGATAACAGGGGGAACCTGgaataacctgcctcttctgttcacctgcttggccctgtagctgctgtcatcaggCCCACAACCCAGCTGGTACCCTGGCTGTGTGCAGAGGAGAGCTTCCCCTTTGGACAGGAGGCACCCGGCGCCCCAGGACCCtagtctgcttcctgctcctcttcctcccgctgctcatcctgagcctctgctggggcaggtgctctTGCACCTCTTCCATCAGCAGACTTGGGCAGcttcccaggctgctgctgcaggctcaGGGACCCGTACATAGCTgcagccaatggaacagactggagagcccagatatacatccaagtatatatatggtcaattaatatatgataaaggggccatggacatacaatggggaaatgacagtctcttcaacagctggtgtccgcaaactggacagctacgtgcaagagaatgaaactgaattattgtctatccccatacacaaaagtaaactcgaaatggattaaatacctgaatataagtcatgaaactatagaactcttagaagacaacataggcaaaaatcccctgaatatcagcatgagcaacttttttctgaatgcatctcctcaagcaagggaaacaaaagcacaaatgaacctatgggactacatcaaacttaaaagcttctgtacagcaaaggacaccatcaatagaacaaaaagatatcctacagtatgggagaacatattcataaatgacagatccgataaaggattgacatccaaaatatataaagagctcacatgcctcaacaaacaaaaagcaaataatccaattaaaaaatgggcagaggacctgaagagacagttctctaaagaagaaatccagatggccaacaggcacatgaaaagatgctccacatcgctaatcatcagagaaatgcaaattataaccacaatgagatatcacctcacaccagtaaggatcgccatcatcgaaaagacaaacaacaacaaatgttggcaaagttgtggagaaaggggaaccctcctacactgctggtgggaatgtaaactagttcaaccattgtggaaagcagtatggaggttcctcagaatgctcaaaatagaaataccatttgacccaggaattccacttctaggaatttaccctaagaatgcagcagcccagtttgaaaaagacagatgcacccctatgtttatcgctgcactgtttacaatagccaagatatggaagcaacctaaatgtccatcagcagatgaatggataaagatgtggtacatatacacaatggaatattatgcagccataagaaaaaaacagatcctaccatttgcaacaacatggatggagctagagggtattatcctcagtgaaataagccaggcagagaaggacaagtaccaaatgatttcactcatatgtggagtataagaacaaaggaaaactgaaggaacaaaacagcagcagaatcacaacccaagaatggactaacagttaccaaagggaaagggcctggagacaatgggtgggaagggagggatatgggcagggaaaaagaaagagggcattactattagcatgtagagtgtgtgtggggcatgggaagggctgtgcaacacagagaagacaagtagtgattttacagcaccttactatgcagatggacagtgactgtgaaggggtatgtaggggggacttggtgaaggggggaacctagtaaacataatgttctttctgtaattgtagattaatgataccaaaataaaaataattttacaaaaagaGCATATATGTGAAAGCACTTTGTGAACTATAAAGGAGCATATTCATAATAGTTAAAACATGTCGAAGGTCAGAAATTTAGTATAAAATGTCGGAATTAAACCTTCATTTAAACTCATTAAAGTAAATTTTTTACGGAGAATATAGGACCAACCTTAGCACACATTCTAGCCTAATCCTTTCCATTGTccccagagaagagaaaagccTGGGAAGATGGGGTAACTTACCCAAAGACTTACAGCAAGTTGCTGGCACAGATGATATTCAAATATAGATCTCCTAACTTGCAGCTTCCAATGAATGACGTCTGATATCTTGGATAAGTGAATACTAATTCCAAACCAGTAAAAGGTGGTTTAAAATAATGTGATAAAACTACAGAGTGAATTT is a window encoding:
- the LOC140845296 gene encoding uncharacterized protein, yielding MKARDSGKQRDSLPARCGRWLRDHRQRLCPCCPRNPEHEEEPTLCENKVRRRRAPWTVVMKKWRMRTARVETARNISWSTPESSLPPEDTDQSTTGQQATRPSPSPGLGRARRHACEPDDVTSVLHGSQLSCIPEDQALHRLVQEEPLGPTVAEQEERRQMQLAPGTQGGPAPWLEPVQELPENPVLELRPVSPASAPAEPEDIPAVESAPVARP
- the LOC140844783 gene encoding ral guanine nucleotide dissociation stimulator-like, with the translated sequence MTNCVTCCGCPSHNRYILQLAPAVYNILRKFDDVANFVISSCLGAPTKTAQDRAQVVEFWIWVAKECLDLKTFASLHAILLALQSPAVDRLKCTWGRVSWKSSRMHKRLMKKKWLIRKWLFTERSIVREIMTYKHMAKMYHLEPDEHFRSFFQAVETLDEQKSYTLSCQLEPPGQRVGRKGLLSLFFRSHNI